A single genomic interval of Saccharothrix saharensis harbors:
- a CDS encoding RICIN domain-containing protein: MRSALVVVVGAVVALAPVAPRAQAATVDTTAHYAVVARHSGKAMQVQSTADGAAVVQATRTDSAAQQFRFVDSGGGYYRLKSRYSGKVVDISGSSTANGANVVQWTDTNAANQQFSLVDTDAGHVRIVNRISGKALDVWERSTADGARVSQYDVNGGTNQQWLLVRLGGGTPGGNGSPTDPNVKYFGRWNTADPTAHVSEWAGAYVLVGFTGRTVKLRQRNAIDFYVSIDGGPDVSYVNRSGTVNLTPTPLASGNHTLRVSYRPIAGSYRGDAVFRGVELDAGATTFAPSVPSKIIEFVGDSITVGQQSSKQALTAYGWLVGERLGAGHTQIAVGGACLVSAADGCIGMSDRFLRTGLQADAANWDFSRYRADAVVINLGTNDVGHSVTGPQFQAAYVTLLQRARQKYPNATILAMQTFRKRYIPETQAAVQAVNDPKVRFVDTTGWIVESTDTTDNVHPNDQGHRKIADRLAPILSAALTTG, encoded by the coding sequence ATGCGATCGGCGCTCGTGGTGGTCGTGGGCGCGGTCGTCGCGCTCGCACCGGTCGCACCGCGGGCCCAGGCGGCCACCGTCGACACCACGGCGCACTACGCGGTCGTGGCCCGGCACAGCGGCAAGGCCATGCAGGTCCAGTCCACGGCCGACGGCGCCGCCGTCGTGCAGGCGACCAGGACGGACTCGGCCGCGCAGCAGTTCCGGTTCGTCGACTCCGGCGGTGGGTACTACCGGCTGAAGTCCCGCTACAGCGGCAAGGTCGTGGACATCTCCGGCTCGTCCACGGCCAACGGCGCGAACGTGGTGCAGTGGACCGACACCAACGCCGCCAATCAGCAGTTCAGCCTGGTCGACACGGACGCCGGGCACGTGCGGATCGTCAACCGCATCAGCGGCAAGGCGCTGGACGTGTGGGAGCGCTCGACCGCCGACGGCGCGCGGGTGTCCCAGTACGACGTCAACGGCGGCACGAACCAGCAGTGGCTGCTGGTCCGGCTCGGTGGCGGCACCCCCGGCGGCAACGGCTCGCCGACCGACCCGAACGTGAAGTACTTCGGCCGCTGGAACACCGCCGACCCGACCGCGCACGTCTCGGAGTGGGCGGGCGCCTACGTGCTCGTCGGGTTCACCGGCCGCACGGTGAAGCTGAGGCAGCGCAACGCGATCGACTTCTACGTCAGCATCGACGGCGGGCCCGACGTCTCCTACGTCAACCGCAGCGGCACGGTGAACCTGACGCCCACGCCGCTGGCGAGCGGCAACCACACCCTGCGGGTGTCCTACCGGCCGATCGCCGGGTCCTACCGGGGTGACGCGGTGTTCCGCGGTGTCGAGCTGGACGCGGGTGCGACCACGTTCGCGCCGAGCGTGCCGTCGAAGATCATCGAGTTCGTCGGCGACTCGATCACGGTGGGCCAGCAGTCGTCCAAGCAGGCGCTGACCGCCTACGGCTGGCTGGTCGGCGAGCGCCTGGGCGCGGGCCACACGCAGATCGCGGTCGGCGGCGCGTGCCTGGTGTCGGCGGCGGACGGCTGCATCGGCATGAGCGACCGGTTCCTGCGCACCGGCCTGCAGGCCGACGCGGCGAACTGGGACTTCTCCCGCTACCGCGCCGACGCCGTGGTGATCAACCTCGGCACCAACGACGTCGGCCACAGCGTCACCGGGCCGCAGTTCCAGGCCGCCTACGTCACCCTCCTGCAGCGGGCGCGGCAGAAGTACCCGAACGCCACGATCCTGGCGATGCAGACCTTCCGCAAGCGCTACATCCCGGAGACGCAGGCGGCCGTGCAGGCGGTCAACGACCCTAAGGTGCGGTTCGTCGACACCACGGGCTGGATCGTCGAGTCCACCGACACCACCGACAACGTGCACCCGAACGACCAGGGGCACCGCAAGATCGCCGATCGGCTCGCGCCGATCCTCTCGGCGGCGCTCACCACCGGCTGA
- a CDS encoding LamG-like jellyroll fold domain-containing protein — protein MTPAARRLPALLLALLLTPVLALPATAAAPPAHGLKGEYFRMSSPGARDFAQLGGTTLDPNVDFADLTGTFGRLTGRTEHTTARWTGSLTAPATGDYTFHAIGDNGFRLFLDGAPVIDHWVGDWDVEQHSAPVHLVAGERHDFRMELFQDVGGANLRLRWSTPALAKQPVPETAFLPPADFPVYPVGLTVSPDGRALEAAFDQPVTALGDLESHLEVEVDTVPFPIESVAVDRRDRTRVIVELGATVQRPQRVRVTYDGNGGLVVGAETVPQVIRTAANTSTRRLRTEWGEELDRNNPLPEYPRPQQQRDRWLNLNGRWEFSAATEGQQPAFGRALPERITVPFPVESQLSGLERHEDHMFYRRHFEVPRDWRVGRGQRLRLNFGAVDHHARVWVDGTLVAEHTGGYTAFTADITDALRGGGRHELIVAVTDTTGDNQPIGKQSRNPGGIVYTSSSGIWQTVWLEPVPDRAIDDVKTTPDVTGGTLAVRVSSSTASPDAEVTATARDHRGREVGRVTGRPNADLTLPVPNPHLWSPDDPYLYDLDVSLVDGRSRDEVESYFGMRSIGVRTVAGFPKLVLNGEPVFSLAMLDQGFWPDGLNTAPSDEALAWDIKAQKDLGFNALRKHIKVEPARWYYHADKLGMLVWQDFVNVNVTNETGQQAFLTEGRRVMEQLHDSAAVIGWIVFNEGWGEWNREETGRITESVRAADPSRVVNAHSGVNCCASKGDSGKGDVIDHHDYNNTDPAWPDATRVAMDGEHGGFTLRTPGHQWPGAPAVIYSGVADKAALTAKYVSNTETFYLDAAGAELSGSVYTQITDVETELNGLWTYDRREIKVNPGPVRDVNRRVIAAGAAAAERTYDGRGSWSLDGNGDDSGGAANPVALRGDAAWTTGVRGQALAFDGDGDYAETAGPVLDTTGSYSVSAWVTLDSLPGNYATAVSQDGRRVENPFYLQYGQGGWAFSVPGGRRATLAATPEPGRWYHLVGVRDEAAGETRLYVDGVRVAAIPIGPDEVSTGPLAIGRAKYAGARGDYWHGSVDEVHAVDRALSDAEVAQQYTAR, from the coding sequence ATGACCCCTGCCGCCAGACGGCTCCCCGCCCTGCTCCTGGCACTCCTGCTCACCCCCGTCCTCGCCCTGCCCGCCACCGCCGCCGCGCCACCCGCGCACGGCCTCAAGGGCGAGTACTTCCGGATGTCCTCACCCGGCGCCCGCGACTTCGCCCAACTCGGCGGCACCACCCTCGACCCGAACGTCGACTTCGCCGACCTGACCGGCACGTTCGGGCGGCTCACCGGCCGCACCGAGCACACCACGGCCCGCTGGACCGGCAGCCTCACCGCACCCGCCACCGGCGACTACACGTTCCACGCCATCGGCGACAACGGCTTCCGCCTGTTCCTCGACGGCGCGCCGGTCATCGACCACTGGGTCGGCGACTGGGACGTCGAGCAGCACAGCGCCCCGGTCCACCTGGTCGCGGGCGAGCGGCACGACTTCCGGATGGAGCTGTTCCAGGACGTGGGCGGTGCGAACCTGCGCCTGCGCTGGTCCACCCCGGCGCTGGCCAAGCAGCCCGTGCCGGAGACCGCGTTCCTGCCGCCCGCCGACTTCCCGGTCTACCCGGTCGGCCTGACCGTGTCACCGGACGGCCGCGCCCTGGAAGCCGCCTTCGACCAGCCGGTGACCGCCCTCGGTGACCTGGAGTCGCACCTCGAGGTCGAGGTCGACACCGTGCCCTTCCCGATCGAGTCGGTCGCCGTCGACCGCCGCGACCGCACCAGGGTGATCGTGGAGCTCGGCGCGACCGTCCAGCGGCCGCAACGCGTCCGCGTCACCTACGACGGCAACGGCGGCCTGGTCGTCGGCGCGGAGACCGTGCCGCAGGTCATCCGCACCGCGGCCAACACCTCCACCCGGCGGCTCAGGACGGAGTGGGGCGAGGAACTGGACCGGAACAACCCGCTGCCCGAGTACCCGCGCCCGCAGCAGCAGCGCGACCGGTGGCTGAACCTCAACGGCCGGTGGGAGTTCTCCGCCGCCACCGAGGGGCAGCAGCCCGCGTTCGGCCGCGCCCTGCCCGAGCGGATCACCGTGCCGTTCCCGGTGGAGTCCCAGCTCTCCGGCCTGGAACGCCACGAGGACCACATGTTCTACCGCCGCCACTTCGAGGTGCCGCGCGACTGGCGCGTCGGCCGGGGCCAGCGGCTCAGGCTCAACTTCGGCGCGGTCGACCACCACGCCCGGGTGTGGGTGGACGGCACGCTCGTCGCCGAGCACACCGGTGGCTACACCGCGTTCACCGCGGACATCACCGACGCGCTGCGCGGCGGTGGCCGGCACGAGCTGATCGTGGCGGTCACCGACACCACCGGCGACAACCAGCCGATCGGCAAGCAGTCCCGCAACCCCGGCGGCATCGTGTACACGTCGTCCTCGGGCATCTGGCAGACCGTGTGGCTCGAACCGGTGCCCGACAGGGCAATCGACGACGTGAAGACCACGCCGGACGTCACCGGCGGCACGCTCGCCGTCCGCGTGTCGTCCTCGACGGCGTCCCCGGACGCCGAGGTCACCGCCACCGCCCGGGACCACCGGGGCCGCGAGGTCGGGAGGGTCACCGGCAGGCCCAACGCCGACCTGACCCTGCCGGTGCCGAACCCGCACCTGTGGAGCCCGGACGACCCGTACCTGTACGACCTGGACGTGTCCCTTGTGGACGGGCGCAGCCGGGACGAGGTGGAGAGCTACTTCGGCATGCGCTCGATCGGCGTGCGCACCGTCGCGGGCTTCCCGAAGCTCGTCCTCAACGGCGAGCCGGTGTTCTCGCTGGCCATGCTGGACCAGGGCTTCTGGCCCGACGGCCTGAACACCGCGCCCAGCGACGAGGCGCTGGCGTGGGACATCAAGGCGCAGAAGGACCTCGGGTTCAACGCGCTGCGCAAGCACATCAAGGTCGAACCCGCCCGCTGGTACTACCACGCCGACAAGCTGGGCATGCTGGTGTGGCAGGACTTCGTGAACGTCAACGTCACGAACGAGACCGGGCAGCAGGCGTTCCTGACCGAGGGCAGGCGCGTCATGGAGCAGTTGCACGACTCGGCCGCCGTCATCGGCTGGATCGTGTTCAACGAGGGCTGGGGCGAGTGGAACCGGGAGGAGACCGGCCGGATCACCGAGTCGGTCCGGGCCGCGGACCCGTCCCGGGTCGTCAACGCGCACAGCGGCGTCAACTGCTGCGCGTCGAAGGGCGACTCGGGCAAGGGCGACGTGATCGACCACCACGACTACAACAACACCGACCCGGCGTGGCCGGACGCCACCCGCGTCGCGATGGACGGTGAGCACGGCGGGTTCACCCTGCGCACGCCCGGCCACCAGTGGCCCGGCGCGCCGGCGGTCATCTACAGCGGCGTCGCCGACAAGGCGGCGCTGACCGCGAAGTACGTGTCGAACACGGAGACCTTCTACCTCGACGCGGCCGGCGCGGAGCTGTCCGGCTCGGTCTACACGCAGATCACCGACGTGGAGACCGAGTTGAACGGCCTGTGGACCTACGACCGGCGCGAGATCAAGGTCAACCCCGGCCCGGTGCGGGACGTCAACCGCAGGGTCATCGCGGCCGGCGCGGCGGCGGCCGAGCGCACGTACGACGGCCGGGGGTCGTGGTCGCTGGACGGCAACGGCGACGACAGCGGCGGCGCGGCGAACCCGGTGGCGCTCAGGGGTGACGCGGCGTGGACGACCGGTGTGCGCGGGCAGGCGTTGGCGTTCGACGGCGACGGCGACTACGCCGAGACCGCCGGACCGGTGCTCGACACCACCGGCTCGTACTCGGTGTCGGCGTGGGTGACCCTGGACTCGCTGCCCGGCAACTACGCCACCGCCGTCAGCCAGGACGGCCGGCGCGTGGAGAACCCGTTCTACCTGCAGTACGGGCAGGGCGGGTGGGCGTTCAGCGTGCCGGGCGGCCGCCGGGCGACACTGGCCGCCACCCCCGAACCGGGCCGCTGGTACCACCTGGTCGGCGTGCGCGACGAGGCGGCGGGCGAGACGCGCCTGTACGTCGACGGCGTGCGGGTGGCCGCGATCCCGATCGGCCCGGACGAGGTGAGCACCGGCCCGCTGGCCATCGGTCGCGCCAAGTACGCCGGTGCGCGCGGCGACTACTGGCACGGCTCGGTCGACGAGGTCCACGCCGTCGACCGAGCCCTGTCCGACGCGGAGGTGGCCCAGCAGTACACCGCCCGCTAG
- a CDS encoding PIG-L deacetylase family protein yields MSERSHARAAALPEPHLFGPLNVVGVSPHADDAEYGAGCLLAAYAAAGHRVTIALMTGVDEVRTAEAKAAAVALGADLVADPSGHDGSLDVTRARVRWLEEHVDAADVVLAPHPDDTHQDHRATSAIVRAALRRSGVSLCWYRTPSSGQSFTPTAFHPVTEHLARVRQRAIELHRSQADRPYLQQDHLALKDAWFGWLSGHPAVEPFEVVRQRLTPPPVAAVTTGRC; encoded by the coding sequence ATGTCAGAACGTTCTCACGCGAGAGCGGCCGCGCTGCCCGAGCCGCACCTGTTCGGACCGCTGAACGTCGTCGGGGTGTCGCCGCACGCGGACGACGCCGAGTACGGCGCCGGCTGCCTGCTCGCGGCCTACGCCGCCGCCGGGCACCGGGTGACCATCGCCCTGATGACCGGAGTGGACGAGGTCCGGACCGCCGAGGCCAAGGCGGCGGCGGTGGCGCTGGGCGCCGACCTCGTCGCCGACCCGTCCGGCCACGACGGCAGCCTGGACGTCACGCGGGCCCGCGTGCGCTGGCTGGAGGAGCACGTCGACGCGGCGGACGTCGTCCTCGCACCGCACCCGGACGACACCCACCAGGACCACCGCGCCACGAGCGCCATCGTCCGCGCCGCGCTGCGCCGGTCCGGGGTGAGCCTGTGCTGGTACCGCACGCCGAGCAGCGGCCAGTCGTTCACGCCGACGGCCTTCCACCCGGTCACCGAGCACCTGGCCCGGGTGCGGCAGCGCGCCATCGAGCTGCACCGCAGCCAGGCCGATCGCCCCTACCTGCAACAGGACCACCTGGCCCTCAAGGACGCGTGGTTCGGCTGGTTGAGCGGCCACCCCGCCGTGGAGCCGTTCGAGGTCGTCCGCCAACGCCTCACCCCACCACCGGTCGCGGCGGTGACGACCGGCAGGTGCTGA